Proteins from a genomic interval of Quercus lobata isolate SW786 chromosome 11, ValleyOak3.0 Primary Assembly, whole genome shotgun sequence:
- the LOC115967333 gene encoding UDP-glycosyltransferase 74E1-like, producing MEKERNNAYKAHCLVLSYPTQGHLNPMLEFAKRLEHKGVKVTLVTTRSMSKTIHKEASSIALETISDGFDEGGIAHAESIQAYLERFWQVGSQTLAELLEKLSSSISGNPVDCIVYDAFLPWALDVAKKFGLVGAVFFTQSCAVDNIYYHVHKGLLKLPLSEPEILLPGLPTLQPQDMPSLIYDLNTYPAFFDMLVSQFSNVDKADWVLCNTLYELEPEVVDWMTEIWPLRTIGPTIPSMYLDKRIEDDKDYGFCIFEPNSDACMKWLNDHAKGSVIYVSFGSLAALNAEQMEELAWGLRMSNSYFLWVVRASEEAKLPKNFVEETSEKGLVVHWCPQLEVLTHEAVGCFVTHCGWNSTLEALSLGVPMVAVPQWTDQPTNAKYIMDVWKMGLKAPADEKGLVKREAIENCIREIMEGERGKEILKNAYKWKALAKEAVDQGGSSDKNIEEFVTTLVHS from the exons ATGGAGAAGGAAAGGAATAATGCCTACAAAGCTCATTGTTTGGTGTTATCCTATCCAACCCAAGGCCACCTTAATCCTATGCTCGAGTTCGCCAAGCGTTTGGAGCACAAAGGAGTCAAAGTTACTCTAGTTACCACACGCTCCATGTCCAAAACCATTCACAAAGAAGCCAGCTCCATTGCCCTAGAGACCATCTCTGATGGCTTTGATGAAGGTGGGATTGCTCATGCAGAGAGCATCCAGGCCTATTTGGAGCGATTTTGGCAAGTGGGGTCACAAACTCTGGCTGAGCTCCTTGAGAAGCTTTCTAGTTCTATTTCAGGCAACCCTGTTGATTGTATTGTTTATGATGCTTTCTTGCCTTGGGCTCTCGACGTAGCCAAAAAGTTTGGCTTAGTTGGTGCTGTTTTTTTCACTCAATCTTGTGCTGTTGATAATATATACTACCATGTCCATAAGGGGTTGCTCAAACTTCCTCTTTCAGAGCCAGAAATTTTGCTTCCAGGGTTGCCAACACTTCAACCTCAGGACATGCCATCTTTAATTTATGATTTAAACACCTATCCAGCTTTCTTTGATATGCTTGTGAGCCAATTTTCCAATGTTGATAAAGCTGATTGGGTCCTTTGCAACACGTTATATGAGCTGGAGCCAGAG GTAGTGGATTGGATGACAGAGATATGGCCATTGAGAACTATAGGACCAACCATACCATCTATGTACTTAGACAAGCGGATTGAAGATGACAAAGACTATGGTTTCTGCATCTTCGAACCAAACAGCGATGCTTGCATGAAATGGCTAAATGATCATGCAAAAGGATCTGTTATTTATGTATCTTTCGGGAGTTTGGCCGCTCTTAATGCCGAGCAAATGGAAGAACTTGCTTGGGGTTTGAGAATGAGCAACAGCTACTTCTTGTGGGTGGTAAGAGCATCTGAAGAGGCAAAGCTCCCCAAAAACTTTGTGGAAGAGACTTCAGAGAAAGGACTTGTGGTTCATTGGTGTCCCCAGCTCGAGGTATTAACACATGAGGCAGTGGGATGCTTTGTGACACATTGTGGATGGAACTCTACTTTGGAAGCTCTTAGCTTGGGTGTTCCAATGGTTGCAGTGCCACAATGGACAGATCAACCAACAAATGCAAAGTATATTATGGATGTTTGGAAGATGGGACTTAAAGCTCCGGCCGATGAGAAAGGGTTAGTCAAGAGAGAAGCAATAGAAAATTGCATAAGGGAAATAATGgaaggggagagagggaaagagattttgaaaaatgcatACAAATGGAAGGCATTGGCCAAAGAAGCTGTTGACCAAGGTGGAAGTTCAGATAAAAACATTGAAGAGTTTGTAACTACGTTGGTTCACTCCTAA